Genomic segment of Deinococcus budaensis:
AAACAAGCGGCGATACACTCCGCCAAAGTGCCCTGATCGAACAAGGTTTGAGGCTGAGGGTGGGTTTGCAGCATGTCCTGAATGTGTTGCGTCATGGTGGGCCTCCGTGGGGTCGAAAGGTGGGCGAAAGCGCTAGCGGGCGTCAGTCAGGGTTCCTCCTGAAGGGGCACACGAGACAGAGGCGTTGAAACCCCAGTCGCCGCCTCCCGACCACGTGACCCGGATGCAGCGCGGTCGTGGTATTCACCGTGTCAGTCTCCTGTAAAGATTCCCTGAGAACGCCCTTGTGGCGGGGGTCATATGGACGCCACAGAAGAGGCGCCCCTGGCTGCCTGGCGCCAGCCGGGTGGCTTAACACAACGGCAACAGTGCGCCGATACCCTGGAACGCGTGAAGTTTTCCCGGATCCTCCTGCCCGGCACCCTGCTGCTCGCTTCAGTGGCGGCGGCGGCGCCCTACGCCCAGCAGACCAGCTTTGGTGAGCCCTCGCCCCTGATTCAGGCGGCTCAGGCACAGACGAGCATTCCGGCCAGCTGGCTTCCCCTCCCGCCAAGCCGCGGGGGCCATCTGGAAGGCCCGGTCGTGGACGTCGCCCCCTTCAACGAGCTGATTCCCAGCTGGAATGTCACCGGGCTGGCCTCCAGTGCCCTCACTGTGGAAGTCCGGGTGCGGCGACCGGATGGCCGCTGGACACCGTATTTCGGTTTCGGATCGTGGAGTGCGGCCGGGACCCGGGCCAGCGCCCGCGTCATCCGTACGGCAGACGGGACGGTCAACACCGACACGCTGACGTTGCCGTTCCGCGCCACGGCCTTCCAGTACCGGGCGACGCTCGGTTCCGGCCTGAGCGCGCAGCTGCTGTCCTTCAACACGGCGGACACCGCCCTGCGGTTCCGCGGTCAGGGAGCGGCGGGCCAGCCGGGCGCCTGGAACAAGGTGCTGATGGTGCCGGGCCTGTCCCAGATGATCTACCCGAACGGCGGGCCCATCTGGTGCAGCCCGACGAGCGTCAGCATGATCCTGGGGTTCTGGAAGCGGCCTGTTCGGGTGCCGGACGCGGCCAAGGCCACGTACGACCGGATGTACGACGGCTTCGGCAACTGGCCGTTCAACACGGCGTACGCGGCCACGCAGGGATTGCAGGCCATGGTGACGCGCCTGGGCAGTCTGCGGGACGCCGAAGCGTACCTTCAGCGCGGCCTTCCGCTGGCGCTCAGCCTCCGCTTCAAGGCGGGTGAGCTGCCCGGAGGCCCCCTCTCCTGGTCGAACGGCCACCTGCTGGTCCTCACCGGATTCGACGCCCAGGGCAACCCGGTCGTGAATGACCCGGCGGCCAGGAACGACGCCAGCGTCAAGCGCACCTACCCGCGCGCCGTCTTCGAGCGGTTGTGGCTGAACCACGCGGGTGGCATGGCCTACGTGATGGCCCCCCGTCCATGACGACTCACGCGAAAGGTCCAACAAGCATGCCTGACCTGTGTCGGTTCACCCTGCTCCTCGCCTGCCTGAGTGGCGCCGCCCTGGCTCAGGCGCAGCCGTACAGCAAAGAGCCGCTGTCGATCGAGCGCATGCGGGCCCGCTCGTACCCCGGCAGCACCCTGACGACCCGGCAGACGCTCTCGCCCGGCGCGACCTATGCCCGGCGTGTCGTGTCGTACCAGTCAGAGGGGTTGCGCATTGACGCGCTGCTGACCGTGCCCAGCGGGACACCGCCGAAAGGTGGCTGGCCGGCCATCGTGTTCAACCACGGCTACATTCCCCCGCAGCAGTACCGCACCACGGAGCGGTACGTCGCGTACGTGGACGCGTTCGCGCGCGCCGGGTTCGTCGTCCTGAAGCCCGACTACCGCGGCCACGGGAATTCCCAGGGCAAGCCGGCAGGGACGGCGTACTGGTCCCCCGAGTACACCACCGACGTCCTGAACGCCTTCTCGTCCTTACGGAAGCTGGGGAGCGTGAACCCCGCACGGATCGGCATGTGGGGTCACTCGATGGGCGGGCACATCACCCTGCGCGCCATGGTCATCAATCCGCAGATCAAGGCCGGCAACATCTGGGCGGGCGTCGTCGGTCCGTACGACCTGATTTTCAAAGACCTGCCCCGCTGGGGCAGCAGTGCGGCCAGCACGGACCCGCGCGCGCAGATGCTGGCGAAGTACGGCACGCCCGCCCAAAGCCCGGCCCTGTACCGGGCGATTTCTCCCAACTCCTTTCTCGCGGACCTGGGGGGGCGCCCCGTGCAGCTGCATCACGGCACGGGGGACACGCACGTGCCCGTCTCGTTCTCGCAGGCGCTCGCAAGGGGACTCAAGACCGCTGGGCAGCCCCACACCCTCTTCACCTACCCGGGAGACGACCACAATCTCAGCCGGAATCTGGGCGTGGCGCTCAGACGGTCCGTGGAGTTTTTCAAGAAAAGCCTCTAGCGCGGCAGGCGCCGTGAGGCGTCCCGCAGTCAGGAACCAACATGAACCACACCGTCATTCCCCAGCCGCCGCTGTCCACCCGCAAGACTGCACATTCCTGCCGCGTCCTGCTCCTGGTGGCCGCGCTTCTGGCGGGCGCCGCCGACGCTTACACCGTCAGACCGGGCGACACCCTGTACCGTCTCGCGCAGGTCCACGGCACGACCGTCACGGAACTCGTACGGCTAAACGGTCTGACGGGCACGGGCCTCGAGGTCGGCCAGTTCCTTCGGCTACCGGGCGAGGGCCCGGCCCTGGGGACCGCTGCTTCCGCGCCGACCACCCCGGCCGACCTGTCCTCGGGAATTAGTGGGGTGACAGTCACCGCGCCCGTGACGCTGCGGATGGGGGACGCCTTCGTCCTGCGCCTGAACGGCCCCAGAGCCGGGCAGGCCACCGTGCGTTTTCCCAGCGAGGTGGGTGAGGACGTCCGCCTGCCCGCTGAGCGCTTGAGCCCCGTCGCCGTGGGAAGCGAGTACCTGGTGCTGGGACGCGCCGTTCTCGGAAAAAGCACGCCCCTGGAGTATGAGGTTCAGGTGGGCCAGGAGGTGGCGCGCGGCCGGATTCCCGTCACCGGGCTGGCGCAGCCTCTCCAACGGCTGAACCTCCCGCGCAGCGTCGCGAGCAAGCTCGAAGACCCGGCCCGGAAGGCGGAGGACGCCGCGGTGGAGCGGGCGTACGCCCGGCGGACCGCCCAGGCGTGGTCGCAGCCTTTTCAACCGGCGGCGAAGGTGCGGGCGCAGAGCAGCGCGTTCGGGCAGCCGCGGACGTATGTGGCTGGCGGGCCCGTCGGGTACCACTACGGGACGGACTACCTGGCGCCCGCCGGAACTCCCGTGACGGCCGTGAATGCCGGGACAGTCGTTGTGGCGGGCATGTACCCGGTGCGCGGGGGGCTGGTCGTGATTGATCACGGCGCGGGAGTGACGAGCATGTACTTCCATCAGCGTGCGGTGACGGTCAAAGTCGGGCAGCAGGTCACCCGCGGGCAGAAGGTCGGGGAGGTCGGCAGCACCGGGCTCAGCACCGGGGCACACCTGCACCTCGAGATGCGGGTGCGTGGTGAGGGCACGGACCCGGCGGGGTGGATGAACCGTCTCTGGCCGAAATAGACAGCGGCTCCAGAGCGGGCCACCCTCGCTGAACTACCTGTGGTGAGGCCGTGTTGACCACCAATTTTTGCAGGATCGCGGCTGTCGGCATCT
This window contains:
- a CDS encoding peptidase C39 family protein, with the protein product MKFSRILLPGTLLLASVAAAAPYAQQTSFGEPSPLIQAAQAQTSIPASWLPLPPSRGGHLEGPVVDVAPFNELIPSWNVTGLASSALTVEVRVRRPDGRWTPYFGFGSWSAAGTRASARVIRTADGTVNTDTLTLPFRATAFQYRATLGSGLSAQLLSFNTADTALRFRGQGAAGQPGAWNKVLMVPGLSQMIYPNGGPIWCSPTSVSMILGFWKRPVRVPDAAKATYDRMYDGFGNWPFNTAYAATQGLQAMVTRLGSLRDAEAYLQRGLPLALSLRFKAGELPGGPLSWSNGHLLVLTGFDAQGNPVVNDPAARNDASVKRTYPRAVFERLWLNHAGGMAYVMAPRP
- a CDS encoding alpha/beta hydrolase family protein, producing MPDLCRFTLLLACLSGAALAQAQPYSKEPLSIERMRARSYPGSTLTTRQTLSPGATYARRVVSYQSEGLRIDALLTVPSGTPPKGGWPAIVFNHGYIPPQQYRTTERYVAYVDAFARAGFVVLKPDYRGHGNSQGKPAGTAYWSPEYTTDVLNAFSSLRKLGSVNPARIGMWGHSMGGHITLRAMVINPQIKAGNIWAGVVGPYDLIFKDLPRWGSSAASTDPRAQMLAKYGTPAQSPALYRAISPNSFLADLGGRPVQLHHGTGDTHVPVSFSQALARGLKTAGQPHTLFTYPGDDHNLSRNLGVALRRSVEFFKKSL
- a CDS encoding peptidoglycan DD-metalloendopeptidase family protein; the protein is MNHTVIPQPPLSTRKTAHSCRVLLLVAALLAGAADAYTVRPGDTLYRLAQVHGTTVTELVRLNGLTGTGLEVGQFLRLPGEGPALGTAASAPTTPADLSSGISGVTVTAPVTLRMGDAFVLRLNGPRAGQATVRFPSEVGEDVRLPAERLSPVAVGSEYLVLGRAVLGKSTPLEYEVQVGQEVARGRIPVTGLAQPLQRLNLPRSVASKLEDPARKAEDAAVERAYARRTAQAWSQPFQPAAKVRAQSSAFGQPRTYVAGGPVGYHYGTDYLAPAGTPVTAVNAGTVVVAGMYPVRGGLVVIDHGAGVTSMYFHQRAVTVKVGQQVTRGQKVGEVGSTGLSTGAHLHLEMRVRGEGTDPAGWMNRLWPK